In uncultured Bacteroides sp., one genomic interval encodes:
- a CDS encoding RagB/SusD family nutrient uptake outer membrane protein, translating to MKKILIYITVGLLATVSSSCSDYLDKEVDLTLSEEQIFSKYENTRGFLANVYTYLPDAFAGYSDGQFLAASRDCMTDNSLSFWNVHYYHSVLTDAYSATNHPFAERFWPNDLKGIRAANQFMKNSRESVIGNAEKTGDDNHLYDRNIAEARLLRAIFHFDLAGWFGDIPVIGNDENGVPIVFEAGNASAMNMSRTACSEALKWIADECDAVKDILPFRYSNENENWGRMNGAAAYALKSRALLYRASVLNNPDGNTSWWQEAAQAAKDFITKNNQQAHPYALFTTEDNDPNKNYYQCFVSTPHLNNEYILSRSEWNTREIELFLAPCGFSGNVNSTGRTNPTQNLVDAYEMKSGKPIDDPASGYDDQNPYANRDPRLEQTILHHGSIWGDKVQEEERAVDVSYPDGKDYQDLHGGTTTGYYTKKFLNNMSFKSPTTYVHACPIFRYAEILLNAAEAINESEGPTNAYQYVNQVRGRVGMPAYSGMTKEQLRERIRNERRIELCFEDHRFFDERRWKLFEGKTAASEKTLPRYQQVYNIYSVVVTPGASSVYNYEADGTHPSRAFNSPKNYRFPLPDSEVKKAPLLKQNPGWELTSSTAE from the coding sequence ATGAAAAAGATATTGATATACATCACTGTCGGATTGCTGGCCACAGTTTCCAGCTCCTGTAGCGATTATTTAGACAAGGAAGTAGATCTGACCTTGTCCGAAGAACAGATATTCAGCAAGTACGAAAATACTCGTGGTTTCCTGGCCAATGTTTACACGTACCTTCCTGATGCCTTTGCCGGATATAGTGACGGACAGTTTCTTGCTGCCTCGCGCGACTGTATGACTGATAATTCACTTTCATTTTGGAATGTGCACTATTATCACAGCGTGCTGACGGATGCTTACTCTGCCACGAACCATCCTTTTGCTGAAAGGTTTTGGCCTAACGATTTGAAGGGGATTAGAGCTGCTAACCAATTTATGAAGAATTCACGCGAAAGTGTTATTGGTAATGCTGAGAAAACGGGTGATGATAATCACTTATATGACCGTAATATTGCAGAAGCCCGATTATTACGTGCTATCTTTCACTTTGATCTTGCAGGCTGGTTCGGCGATATACCGGTAATCGGTAATGATGAAAATGGTGTTCCTATCGTTTTTGAAGCAGGAAACGCTTCTGCCATGAATATGTCGCGTACAGCTTGTAGCGAAGCCTTGAAATGGATTGCTGATGAATGTGACGCTGTGAAAGATATACTTCCTTTCCGCTACAGTAATGAAAATGAAAACTGGGGACGTATGAATGGCGCCGCTGCTTATGCACTAAAGTCAAGAGCACTTCTTTACAGAGCTTCGGTATTGAACAATCCCGATGGTAATACTTCTTGGTGGCAGGAAGCCGCACAAGCAGCTAAGGACTTCATCACAAAGAATAATCAACAGGCACATCCATACGCACTGTTTACAACTGAGGATAATGACCCAAACAAGAACTATTATCAATGTTTTGTTTCTACGCCTCACTTGAACAATGAATACATCCTGAGCCGTTCCGAATGGAATACTCGTGAAATTGAGTTATTCTTAGCACCTTGCGGTTTTTCTGGTAATGTGAATTCAACGGGGCGTACCAATCCTACACAAAACCTGGTGGATGCTTATGAAATGAAGAGTGGAAAACCTATTGATGATCCAGCTTCTGGCTACGATGATCAGAATCCTTATGCTAACCGTGACCCACGTTTGGAGCAAACTATTCTACATCATGGCTCAATTTGGGGAGATAAAGTACAAGAAGAAGAACGCGCTGTTGATGTTTCTTATCCAGACGGAAAGGATTATCAAGATCTGCATGGTGGAACAACAACTGGTTATTATACCAAAAAATTCCTGAATAACATGTCTTTCAAGAGTCCTACTACATACGTTCATGCTTGCCCTATTTTCCGTTATGCGGAGATTCTGTTGAATGCAGCCGAAGCGATCAATGAATCAGAAGGGCCAACTAATGCTTACCAGTATGTAAATCAAGTACGTGGACGCGTGGGAATGCCTGCCTATAGCGGGATGACGAAAGAACAGCTTCGTGAGCGTATCCGTAACGAACGTCGCATTGAACTTTGTTTTGAAGATCATCGTTTCTTTGATGAACGCCGCTGGAAACTGTTTGAAGGTAAGACTGCTGCAAGCGAGAAAACTTTGCCCCGCTATCAACAGGTCTATAACATTTACAGTGTGGTAGTTACTCCCGGAGCATCGTCTGTTTATAATTATGAAGCAGATGGTACGCATCCTTCTAGAGCATTCAACAGTCCGAAGAATTACCGATTCCCTTTACCGGATTCAGAAGTGAAGAAAGCACCGTTATTGAAGCAAAATCCTGGATGGGAACTTACTTCTTCTACAGCTGAGTAA
- a CDS encoding TonB-dependent receptor, which translates to MINIKYIIRKCTATGRYLLLLSFLWLQTNVLAQNEQILKGQIVDSKGTPVAGAVINVAEQSRIVLSDKDGYFSLKNVKSQDELCVSSVGYLNATAQVNFKEGFQIVLSEDLDEYLHTMPVPFGRKAKKLMTEATSVVTGEELQKHPITILQNAFTATVNGMETYEWSSEPGWSETAMYIRGIRTMNQNARSPLVIVDNVERDLSFLDAFPVENITVLKDAAATAIYGMRGANGVILVTTKRGQAGKTNINFTQEIGYQMLSNKMELQNSYNMALTRNQVRYLSGSDPMYTDEQVEKYRRVSNGETLEGIDRYRYFDTNWFEQLYRETAPMYKTNMQISGGNNRARYYVSFSYLRQEGMWNKKGTSWNDNFDTQHMLNRWNLRSNIDIDVTKFLNVSLDLGGRIDNINQPTQSVFDLTTFGAVEANPMEPVYCPNGELYASSTANNPLRYLAASGQEKNRRRNLYSTLSVNGDLSSLLKGLKVNTTVSFDSYETFESTQRNAINTYNYDYTNVAVNDPSEFTYTKYTSYSALTNPSANQREYYYHLNFNAGLNYSNNFGKHAVDARTFIRTYQNVVSGSTSSERTLSFNGQATYAYDNRYILSGNISRMASDNFAPEERWGTFYGTSVGWVASEESWLKNKNIDLLKLRASYGRAGQSNTGAGRYPYQGTYSSGTGYSFGYSQSNIGGYYESKAGNSNNKWEISDMLNIGLDFDFWGKKLYGAVDVFKEWRSGILVTRSTIPSIIGVSVSSDSYGKAESKGLEVTLGHRGKIGKVNYYLEGMLTWNTNKVTEMDETEPNVEWQRKTGRRIYDGTEVAALYESSFNNTVGGWNIYKFVQWANDADKVATSQQDAIDHPEKYPYHSASNGKQTLGTAVFKDLNGDRQIDSNDMSPDTYTIIPELIPALNIGLEWNGFDIRAVFNAYLNRSVFLSPSISFSGWSNMGTHEVTKAWGYYNDNPNDPRNINATYPRPLYGGFNAIDSDRSTGTYKNDIWVKNGNYISLRNVEIGYSLPKELIAKINMTKCRFYFSGYNLYNWSDLPDNIDTEKPMSYCWWYPKTRSFTFGLNIGF; encoded by the coding sequence ATGATTAATATAAAATATATTATAAGAAAATGCACAGCGACGGGCAGATATCTGTTGCTGCTAAGCTTTCTCTGGTTGCAAACAAACGTCCTTGCACAGAACGAGCAAATATTGAAAGGCCAGATTGTGGACAGTAAAGGTACCCCTGTGGCCGGCGCTGTAATCAATGTAGCCGAACAAAGCCGCATTGTTCTGTCGGACAAAGATGGATACTTTAGTCTCAAAAATGTGAAATCTCAGGATGAGCTTTGTGTGAGTAGCGTCGGTTATTTAAACGCTACTGCACAGGTCAACTTCAAGGAGGGTTTTCAGATTGTGTTATCGGAAGACTTGGATGAATATCTGCACACCATGCCTGTTCCTTTCGGGCGCAAAGCAAAGAAACTAATGACAGAAGCAACTTCCGTGGTGACAGGAGAAGAGTTGCAAAAACACCCGATTACTATCTTGCAGAATGCTTTTACTGCTACCGTTAACGGTATGGAAACTTATGAATGGAGTAGTGAACCGGGATGGAGTGAGACGGCTATGTACATTCGCGGTATACGTACCATGAATCAGAATGCACGTTCTCCACTTGTTATTGTTGATAATGTGGAGCGTGATCTCTCTTTCCTTGATGCTTTTCCAGTAGAAAACATCACAGTACTGAAGGATGCTGCTGCTACCGCTATCTACGGAATGAGGGGAGCCAATGGTGTAATACTTGTAACCACTAAGCGTGGACAAGCAGGTAAAACCAACATTAACTTTACTCAGGAAATAGGTTATCAGATGCTGAGCAACAAAATGGAATTGCAAAATTCCTATAATATGGCATTGACCCGTAATCAGGTACGTTATCTGAGTGGAAGTGATCCTATGTATACGGACGAGCAGGTTGAAAAATATCGTCGTGTAAGCAATGGTGAAACATTAGAGGGAATTGACCGCTATAGATATTTCGACACAAATTGGTTTGAACAATTGTATCGGGAAACAGCTCCTATGTACAAAACCAACATGCAGATAAGCGGTGGAAACAATCGCGCCCGTTACTATGTATCTTTCTCTTATCTTCGTCAGGAAGGTATGTGGAACAAGAAAGGAACCAGCTGGAACGATAACTTCGATACTCAACACATGTTAAATCGATGGAACCTCCGATCTAATATAGATATTGATGTGACTAAGTTTCTAAACGTATCATTAGACCTTGGTGGTCGTATCGATAACATTAACCAGCCTACGCAAAGTGTGTTTGACTTAACTACATTTGGAGCGGTAGAAGCTAATCCTATGGAACCAGTATACTGTCCTAACGGTGAACTTTATGCCAGCAGTACAGCTAACAATCCTCTACGTTATCTGGCTGCCAGTGGTCAGGAAAAGAACCGCCGTCGTAATCTGTATAGTACATTGAGTGTAAATGGTGATCTGAGCAGTCTGTTAAAAGGCTTAAAGGTGAACACCACTGTGAGTTTCGATTCTTATGAGACATTTGAATCTACTCAACGAAACGCTATTAATACGTATAACTACGACTATACTAACGTGGCTGTTAATGATCCGTCAGAATTTACTTATACTAAATATACTTCGTATTCTGCATTGACTAACCCATCTGCTAATCAACGTGAATATTACTATCACCTAAACTTCAACGCAGGGCTGAATTATAGCAATAATTTTGGTAAGCATGCAGTAGATGCACGTACCTTTATCCGTACATACCAGAACGTAGTAAGCGGTAGCACATCGTCAGAACGTACATTGTCATTCAACGGTCAAGCTACGTATGCTTACGATAATCGTTATATTTTATCAGGAAATATTAGCCGAATGGCAAGCGATAACTTTGCCCCTGAAGAACGTTGGGGTACCTTTTACGGTACATCAGTGGGATGGGTAGCATCAGAAGAATCATGGTTGAAAAACAAAAACATTGATTTATTAAAACTACGTGCTTCTTATGGACGTGCCGGACAATCGAACACTGGCGCCGGACGGTATCCGTATCAGGGAACTTACTCAAGTGGTACAGGTTATAGCTTTGGCTATTCGCAGAGTAATATCGGAGGATACTATGAGAGCAAAGCCGGTAATAGCAACAACAAGTGGGAAATATCCGACATGTTAAATATCGGTCTTGATTTTGATTTCTGGGGAAAGAAACTGTATGGTGCAGTGGATGTGTTCAAAGAATGGCGTTCAGGTATTTTGGTAACACGCTCCACCATTCCTTCGATTATCGGAGTATCTGTAAGTTCAGATTCTTACGGAAAAGCAGAAAGTAAAGGACTTGAAGTAACTTTAGGTCATCGTGGCAAAATAGGTAAGGTTAATTATTATCTGGAAGGTATGCTAACCTGGAACACCAATAAGGTTACAGAGATGGATGAAACGGAACCCAACGTGGAATGGCAACGTAAAACGGGTCGTCGGATTTATGATGGTACGGAAGTTGCTGCGTTGTATGAAAGTTCATTTAATAACACTGTGGGTGGATGGAATATTTATAAATTCGTACAGTGGGCAAATGATGCAGACAAAGTTGCTACTAGCCAGCAAGATGCGATTGATCATCCTGAAAAATATCCGTATCACTCGGCATCTAACGGCAAACAGACTTTAGGTACGGCTGTCTTCAAAGATTTGAACGGCGACCGACAAATTGATTCTAACGACATGTCGCCTGATACCTATACGATTATCCCTGAATTGATACCAGCATTGAATATTGGTTTGGAATGGAATGGATTTGATATACGCGCTGTATTTAATGCTTATCTCAACCGTAGTGTATTTCTTTCACCTTCCATCAGTTTTAGTGGTTGGAGTAATATGGGTACACACGAAGTGACGAAGGCATGGGGGTACTATAACGACAATCCTAATGACCCACGTAATATTAATGCAACCTATCCACGTCCGCTTTATGGAGGTTTTAATGCCATCGATTCAGATCGCTCTACAGGTACATACAAGAATGATATCTGGGTAAAAAACGGTAATTACATATCACTACGTAATGTCGAGATTGGTTATTCGCTTCCAAAAGAACTTATTGCCAAAATTAACATGACAAAATGCCGATTTTACTTTAGCGGATACAATCTATATAACTGGAGTGATCTTCCAGATAACATAGACACGGAAAAACCTATGAGTTATTGCTGGTGGTATCCCAAGACCCGTTCGTTTACATTCGGTTTAAATATCGGATTTTAA
- a CDS encoding RagB/SusD family nutrient uptake outer membrane protein — protein sequence MKKTILYSLLALSISASVLTSCEDAFGSFLDKQPSNELTEEQVFGDWSLMEQYHFDTYNFLRHGACRIKDSWLDAATDLAETSYATGGVRSTFNIGNYYGSDGAAELSDTWEHYYRGIRKCNMIINRIDSVPKSPDLSNEKYLQDKTNYTSEARFLRVWFYWELFLRYGPVPIVTEVLDPDGDLLSGYTNRPTVKEYVVDFLLKELSECESGLLTYEDAWNATYAGRIGQPMASALASRIKLYMASPRYSAESGITWQEAYDAAKSFIQTYGSKFALFTEETTDGILPYNNALLRTTYLDKNKEIIFFRNDVAVGWSAIQNDTPVGEGGKGGLCPSQNLVDMYDMIDGSSPFSAYDATGAPIYNSNGQPTVNATSGYSDATMWAGRDKRLEATVLYQGTKWGNGTINVIKGQRDNPVGNANATPTGYYVRKYIPEAILSSVHTGNSRRLWTFIRYAEIMLNYAEALNEVQGPSTEVYNMLDQIRHRSGITGSVANRSDLTSSKEAMRNFIHKERTVELAFEEHRAWDVRRWNVAIEALSRPIYGIDVATNGTISRKTAQTRIFEKKMYLYPIPEGEVWKTNIENNPDWK from the coding sequence ATGAAGAAAACAATATTATACAGTTTGTTAGCGCTATCGATATCTGCAAGTGTTCTCACTTCGTGCGAAGATGCATTCGGTAGTTTTTTGGACAAGCAACCCAGTAACGAATTAACAGAGGAACAAGTGTTCGGAGACTGGAGTTTGATGGAGCAATACCACTTTGATACTTATAACTTCCTACGCCACGGAGCATGCCGCATTAAGGATTCCTGGCTGGATGCTGCTACTGATCTGGCGGAAACCAGTTATGCTACAGGCGGTGTACGTAGTACTTTTAATATCGGTAATTATTATGGATCTGACGGAGCTGCAGAACTCTCTGACACTTGGGAACATTATTATCGTGGCATCCGCAAGTGCAATATGATCATTAATCGCATTGATAGTGTGCCCAAAAGTCCTGACCTTAGCAATGAGAAGTATTTGCAAGACAAAACGAACTATACTTCCGAAGCTCGCTTCTTGCGTGTATGGTTTTACTGGGAATTGTTTTTACGTTATGGACCGGTGCCTATAGTAACAGAAGTACTTGATCCTGATGGAGACTTACTGAGCGGATATACTAATCGACCAACAGTAAAAGAGTATGTAGTAGATTTCTTACTGAAAGAGTTGAGTGAATGTGAAAGCGGCTTGCTCACCTATGAAGATGCCTGGAACGCTACGTATGCCGGTCGTATTGGACAACCAATGGCGAGCGCACTTGCTTCACGTATTAAACTGTACATGGCCAGTCCCCGATACAGTGCCGAAAGTGGGATTACCTGGCAGGAAGCTTACGATGCCGCAAAGAGTTTTATACAAACCTATGGTTCTAAGTTTGCACTCTTTACAGAGGAAACAACAGACGGTATATTGCCATACAACAATGCTTTGCTTCGTACTACTTATCTGGACAAAAACAAAGAAATAATCTTTTTCCGAAACGATGTAGCAGTGGGTTGGAGTGCAATACAAAATGACACACCAGTTGGTGAAGGAGGTAAAGGAGGTCTTTGTCCCTCACAGAACTTGGTAGATATGTATGACATGATTGACGGTTCTTCACCTTTCAGTGCTTATGATGCAACTGGCGCACCGATTTACAATAGTAACGGGCAACCCACTGTTAATGCAACTAGCGGATATAGTGATGCTACTATGTGGGCAGGACGTGACAAACGATTGGAAGCTACCGTACTTTATCAAGGTACCAAGTGGGGTAATGGAACTATTAATGTTATCAAAGGACAACGAGACAATCCGGTGGGTAATGCGAATGCCACTCCCACAGGATATTATGTACGCAAATATATTCCAGAAGCTATTTTAAGTTCGGTACATACAGGCAACTCACGTCGTTTATGGACTTTTATTCGTTATGCTGAAATTATGCTAAACTATGCAGAGGCATTGAACGAAGTACAAGGACCTTCCACAGAGGTTTACAATATGCTCGATCAGATTCGTCATCGTTCCGGTATTACTGGTTCAGTAGCCAATCGTAGCGACCTTACAAGTTCAAAAGAAGCCATGCGAAACTTCATTCACAAGGAGCGTACAGTGGAGCTGGCTTTCGAGGAACACAGAGCTTGGGATGTACGTCGCTGGAATGTTGCTATAGAAGCTCTCTCCCGCCCCATTTATGGCATTGATGTAGCGACTAATGGAACTATCAGCCGCAAAACAGCACAGACACGTATATTCGAGAAAAAGATGTACCTCTATCCAATACCGGAAGGTGAAGTCTGGAAGACAAACATTGAGAACAACCCGGATTGGAAATAA